TTGTTCTACCATTTCACGATAGTAAGCCGCAAAGAATTCTAAGTTTGAAGATTTTGCTGCATCGTAATTAATAACGGGTTCATCTGTAAAGAAAATACCAATCATAGAGCCTGCACGGTTAATATGATGCGGAATGCCATGTTTTTCAGCTGCTTTACGTAATCCAGCTTCTAACATTTCAGCTTTACGCTCAAATTCTACATATGATTCTGGCGTCAACTGTACTAACGTTTCATAACCTGCCGCCATTGCAAGTGGATTACCTGATAAAGTACCAGCTTGGTAAATCGGTCCGCTTGGCGCAACTTGGCGCATAATTTCCGCTTTACCACCGTATGCTCCTACCGGTAAACCACCACCGATTACTTTACCTAGGCATGTTAAATCAGGCGTTACGCCATAATAACCTTGGCCACAATTATAAGCTACTCGGAACCCTGTCATTACTTCATCAAAAATAAGCAATGCACCGTTTTGTTCTGTTACTTCACGAAGACCTTCTAAAAATCCAGGCTGCGGAGGAACAACCCCCATATTTCCTGCTACTGGTTCTACAATTACACAAGCAATATCATCACCGAATTGTTCAAACGCGTATTTTACGCTTTCTAAATCGTTATACGCTACTGTAATCGTATTTTTCGCTACACCTTCTGGTACACCAGGACTATCTGGTAAACCTAAAGTCGCCACACCAGAACCAGCTTTAATTAATAACGAATCACCATGACCGTGGTAACAACCAATAAATTTCAAGATTTTATTACGACCTGTATAACCACGAGCTAAACGTAGTGCACTCATTGTTGCTTCCGTTCCAGAGTTAACCATACGCACAATCTCAATTGATGGCACGCGCTCAATAACAAGTTTTGCTAATTTATTTTCAATTTCTGTTGGTGCACCGAAGCTTGTACCTCTTTCAGCAACAGATTTTAACGCTTCTACAACACGATCATTTGCATGACCATGAATTAAAGGACCCCATGATAATACGTAGTCGATGTATTCATTCCCATCGATATCATATACTTTAGAGCCTTTTCCACGCTCCATAAACAACGGATTCATCCCAACAGACTTAAAGGCACGAACCGGGCTATTTACGCCACCAGGCATTAAGTCTTGCGCCTCTTCAAACGCTGCAATTGACTTATCAAACTTTTTCATTATTTAGCGCCTCCTTCTTGTAACCATCTTGCTGCATCTTTTGCATGATACGTAATAATTAAATCTGCCCCTGCACGTTTCATACTAATTAATTTTTCAAGAACAACTTCTTTTTCATTAATCCAACCATTTTGCGCTGCCGCTTTAATCATCGAATATTCACCACTTACATTATAAGCGACAACTGGTAAATTAAAGTTATTTTTCACATCACGAACGATATCTAAGTAAGAAAGAGCTGGTTTTACGATTAAGAAATCTGCACCTTCCATTACATCTGATTCTGCTTCACGGAATGCTTCCATACGGTTTGCCGGATCCATTTGATATGTTTTACGGTCACCAAATTGCGGTGCACCGTGCGCAGCATCACGGAATGGTCCATAAAATGCTGATGAATATTTCACAGCGTACGACATAACTGGCACGTGTCCAAAACCATTTTCGTCTAATGCATGACGAATTGCTGTTACGAAGCCGTCCATCATGTTTGATGGCGCAATAATATCCGCTCCCGCTTTCGCTTGACTTACAGCTGTTTTCGCAAGAACTGCAAGAGACTCGTCATTTAAAATAATCCCATCTTCAATTACACCGCAATGACCATGGCTTGTAAATTGACATAAACATGTATCTGCAACTACTACTAGCTCAGGGAAATCACC
This DNA window, taken from Bacillus cereus ATCC 14579, encodes the following:
- the hemL gene encoding glutamate-1-semialdehyde 2,1-aminomutase, translating into MKKFDKSIAAFEEAQDLMPGGVNSPVRAFKSVGMNPLFMERGKGSKVYDIDGNEYIDYVLSWGPLIHGHANDRVVEALKSVAERGTSFGAPTEIENKLAKLVIERVPSIEIVRMVNSGTEATMSALRLARGYTGRNKILKFIGCYHGHGDSLLIKAGSGVATLGLPDSPGVPEGVAKNTITVAYNDLESVKYAFEQFGDDIACVIVEPVAGNMGVVPPQPGFLEGLREVTEQNGALLIFDEVMTGFRVAYNCGQGYYGVTPDLTCLGKVIGGGLPVGAYGGKAEIMRQVAPSGPIYQAGTLSGNPLAMAAGYETLVQLTPESYVEFERKAEMLEAGLRKAAEKHGIPHHINRAGSMIGIFFTDEPVINYDAAKSSNLEFFAAYYREMVEQGVFLPPSQFEGLFLSTAHSDADIEATIAAAEIAMSKLKA
- the hemB gene encoding porphobilinogen synthase, encoding MNSLQFNRHRRLRQSGGMRALVRETFLHTEDFIYPIFVLEGENVRNEVPSMPGVYQMSLDLLQAEMQEVVDLGIRSVIVFGLPAEKDEVGSSAYCDHGIVQRAIQQIKGDFPELVVVADTCLCQFTSHGHCGVIEDGIILNDESLAVLAKTAVSQAKAGADIIAPSNMMDGFVTAIRHALDENGFGHVPVMSYAVKYSSAFYGPFRDAAHGAPQFGDRKTYQMDPANRMEAFREAESDVMEGADFLIVKPALSYLDIVRDVKNNFNLPVVAYNVSGEYSMIKAAAQNGWINEKEVVLEKLISMKRAGADLIITYHAKDAARWLQEGGAK